From the Drosophila sechellia strain sech25 chromosome X, ASM438219v1, whole genome shotgun sequence genome, the window AATTCCGGCAGGAAGTGGGTTAAAAAGGGAGCAAAGGGGGCCCACAAAATGGGGGGTTGGTTAGGATTTTATTGACTCGGATTAGTCGAGAGTCCGCATCTCGCATCCGTAAGATACACATTAGAAGGATAAAGCGCACGATTGCAACGTTTTGACCAGATTTTCTGCCATATTTTCGGTAATTGAGAATTGTGAATTTCGGCCTGGCTTAGCCGcttaataaatttatgcaaaccGAGATAGagagatacaaatgtatctgtcGGGAATCTCTTCTATCCACAGAGAGAAATAAGTTGTATATATTTAGGAAAATGATAGATTTGTGTGTAAAAACAAtgaaacaaattataaaagcCATTGAATCCTGCTCCGAATTAGGTAACACTTGATAATAGACCAAGAACAGAGATTCTCCTCCTCCTTGTATCCATTTCTAGAAAATAATCATTgactaattgaatttttttctgtgtatcTGCAGCAAGTTTCGTTGTTAGCACGCCCCTTTCCCTGCTCCCTTTTCCCGGTATTTGTTTATCAttgctgttttttattttgcacagGCACTCAGCTTGCggattttataatttatgcaagACACCAAACAAACTCAGCTTAAGTCTTACAAATTGTTTTGAGATGCTCGGCATATCACATACAAAAAAACACAACGCACAAGCCAGAAGGAAAAGCAGCAGAAATCTGTATCTGAGTTTTGAAGAGCACcgcataaaaaaaaaggggaataaaacagaaaaaataaaaggggAGAGGGCGGGACGTGATTTGATGGGAATTATTCCATTGCCGGCAACAGGCAGCAGACTCAAAGCCGCAAAAAAGTGGGCAAAGTGCTCCAGACCAGACCAAAAGGTAGCTATTCCAGAGGAGCccgaaattttttttttcggagGGGAGTGTGAGGTCGGTGGTGGGAGGTGTAAGCAAGAGGGTCCACAACAAGTTGTATCTCGGAGATGTCATGTCACGTAGCAGGCAGCGCTACATGGACCATTCAtacaaattttgttttataagCCACTTTTATACGTTATTTGTGTGTAACTTTGTCCGATTCAGACGGTTCAGGCGCACCTCCAGCGCCGTGTgtttatctgtatctgtatcttagCTAGGCTTACTTTTTTGGGCCATTTCATTGCCGCAGCTGTAGATTCACTTGCGAGCAATTGCCGTGGTGGTACAGTGGGGTATGGCTATGAAGTTTGACAGAAGTCAGAAAGAGCAGTAGCAACTAGGGAATCTCATACTGAGGGAAGAAGTTATAAGTTACTTAATCTATTAACTACTTAACTACAAGTGTTTAAACCAATTACCAGCGCTATGTTATCTTAAGAATGATTCTTTTATCCAGAAGCTTCATATATATAACTAAATTGTTGTAGTTTCTTCCAGTTTTGCCCACGGTGCCACCATTTCGTTGCGTGCTGAAAGCTGCGGCACGTCGTCAACAGAATGTTGAGGGTCCCCACCAACTGACACCTACGGAGCAAAACAAACCGGGCGGGCAGCACCTCCTGCTGCTCCGTGCCCATTGATGTAGCTGCTGCCGGGGGAAAACTGCATCCTGCCCAAAAATAACCAACGCACGGTAATGACAAACAGCGTTGTTGTCTCAACCATTTAGCATCACAGACAGCTGCACTCgcagaaaaaaaagtaaaccAGTTGATCCTTATCAACTCAGGATAAGCAGAAAGATAGTAAGAAATATTCCTAATAGCTAAGAAATTTAAATGATATATCTATATTTTAGGTACATAAATAATAGTAATACTCGACTATTTCTCGCTGTGCAGCGGCAACACTACCAGGAATCGCTTCCTGTCACGACTGCACAGCAGCCAGATCTTCCTTCTTCTCCTGTTGACTCTTTTTTGGATGCTGTCTTTGTCCATCGACAGACAAAAAAAATGACCTTGCTGATGAGGCACCTCAACTCAACACCGCCCCCTTGGGGCCACCACTGCACTTTTTGCAGCTACACGGAGAAAAAATAAGGCATTTTGTTTGGCTAGCACAATGCAAGAAGTGATTTCTATATAATCTATACAAGTATTGGATGAATTTTAGCTGATACGTGGGATAAACGAAAtccttttgatttattttgaataaGCACGCACATTTTGTTTCTCTGTCTTTGACGGGCGCAACAAgtttggcaaacattttgcacttttgtattttaatttctgcTGCCGAGCATCGCCTTTTGTTCGCCTGGCCGGAATGCGAAATGAATGCTTTGTCACAGCCAGAGATAAAAtacgtttataaataaatcagTTTGCGCCAGGATGAAGGAAGTGCCTGATGTATCTGTTGCCACTTTGGCAAGTTTAGCGCGCCACTTCTGGCCGCCCGACAGACACACTGACAAAGTGACAAACTGACAGAGTGACTAACTGACAGAGTGGCAAACTGACTGAGCGACTGTGACTGCGCTTGTCACTGTGCTGTCACTGCGACTTGGCCATAAATCTGCGCCGGATGCCGcgaaaaaatgcaaaacaatgCGGCTAAAATAAGAAgcgaaaaatattaaataatttcataaatGCTATCTGCTTAAGAGGTGACTGGGCCTTAATGCACCGGCATGACCTTTGAGGTGTgcgcaaattaattaaacggCGATAAGTCCGTGTCGACATATTGTCAGCTGCCCCCGAGCAACACTAACCGATAAGTTTCGCTGTCCCTGAGCTCCTGCGTTTCCTGGGCTTCCTGGGCTTCCTGGGCTTTCTCGGCTCCCAGACCAGCTGGCCAGATCCCAGGCCTGTGTTCGCTAAATCGCTACacattaaatgcaattaagaAATGATTGAAATCATAAATTAGCCCTAATTGGCCACAGGACGCTCGCCTCGTtcgctcctgctgctccatgTCTACCCCCCTTCTTTCACCCACCGTTCCGATACTGTGCCGCCCCTGATGTTGCATCTTCACCGCTTGGAATACGCTGCCTTAACGATGACAGGCGGCACGTACTGGCTGGCCAAATTGTAGGGTGCAAGAATTGTAGTATTTTTAGCTGCTGCCCAGCACCGTGGGCTGCAATCTAAGGATCCGCTTCCTTTATATCTTTATGTCTTAaaccataaatatatttagcttaatgtaatgcaatttttataaatcatTACACCAGCTTATTAGCTTTATTATAATAGTATATTAAGCATAGAAAGCAACAATAAAGATTGGGTTGATAAAGAAACCTACTCCTCACTTCAGTCTTCATTTATATCTAAAGAgtttcaaaaaattaaaaaaaaaaaaaacatattttctacAGCCTGATAAAGACATGAATTAAAATGCCTATTAGTTGTTGAACAGCCATTCTCAGCGGTTAGCACAAAAGGCACTTTGTAGCGATTCCCTGGCCATCCATCAATTGACTGCAAATCGATTATGTCTGCCGTATCAGTTTCGAACTGTGATTGCTTAGCCCCACGCCCTTTCCGCCTCATCCGCCCCCTTGAACGAACCCGCCCCTTTCCACCTTAACCCCCGGAATCCCCACTTTAGCCACCTACCGAAACCCCCTGTTAACCCATTGTGAGCAATTTGGCGGCCGTGCGAACAGCGGCAAAAGCAAACACACAAAAGAGGCGCAACCAAATTGCCCAGTTAGCAACCTGTCCAGCCCCTGCCCCGCCCCAACCGCCCCCTTTAACCCATTGAGCTGGGCACACCGATAAGCATGTGTGTAAGTAGATGAAATtaagattttttttatatgatTAAGCGTCGAGAATTTTTGACGGCAATGGCTCAGAGATATGTGagtgcactgagcgaaaaagGAACGTTTTCTGCATTATATTGtacatatagatatataaatattatcaaaatatttcATGACCTTTGATAGataccaataaaataaaaacaagccCCATAAGAAATATCTAATTATTTTGGAATGCAGTCACTATATTAGCTGGCTTACTGCGAGGATTGCGCATGGTTAAACGGGGCAACTCCTTTTCTAGCCGTGTATTTGGCTCTCAGTCACCCTTTCGGATATCCCGCCGCTCAGGCTGAAGATCTTCGCTGCCTCGGTCGCCGCCGACTGCGCTGCTCGCCTCGCTGCCTTCTCGATGGCGACTATAAAAAGCCAAAGTTACACTGTTTCCGAATTAAACCGCTAAGAAAACAACGCGCgacagcacacacacagtccACCAGCGTAGACCAAACATCCCACACatcccaccaccacccataaaTCACATTACATCCAtacatccacacacacacacatttgcaCCGATCCGAGTTAAAATGGCCACTTCCGGTTCGATCCTGCTCGCCATCTTCCTGCTCAGTGCCACCCTCATTTCCGCACAGCAGATCAAAGAGTCGGCGCCCAGTGCGCGATTACTAGATCGATTCGATAACCGATACCCCGACGGCAGCTACGAATATCGTTTCGAGTTGGACGATGGAACAGCTCGCTATGAACGCGGATATTTCGTTAAGATCAACGATGTGAAGACCCTGATGGTCGTGGGCTACTATGCCTATCGGATGACCGACGGGCGTTACATCACCGTGTTCTACAATGCCGATCAGTTTGGCTATCGACAGAATCAGTGTAAGTATCGGAAATTGCTTAACGGTTTTCGGTGTGAAGTGATCACAAAGAATTTTAAAGTGATGGCAAGGGGCTTTCattcttataaatattttatgtattATCTAGTATATAAATAGAAaagcaatttattttcatagGAAGGATattatttgttaaattttttttatatttgctaCACCAAATCTATAATTCCGAATGAGAGCACACGAATGACGGCTTTAATTGACCACGAGTAAAATGATTAATGTAAACGAGCCAACCATTATCGCAACTCTTTCAGCGAAAATTAATAAGACACGCAAACACGCCGTCGATTATTTCCAGCCCAAAAGCACAAATAGCCCTCCCTCCACTCGAATCTggtttatattaaattatattattttggtACGCCCACAGCGATCACGCCGCAGGAATATCCCAATCTGCCGCGCTCCATCGAGGTGCCCATGGTCAGCGAGGCATCTGCGGCATCCGCGGCATCCGATGGCGTCTCCAGTTCCCAGTCCCAATCCCAGTACCAATCCCGTCTGGATGTCCATGGCAACCCCTCCATCACGACGACCACGCCCCGGGGGGCGGGGACAAATCGTAGGGGCCGCTACTGAGAGTTCGTAATTGCACACCATgcccattattattattggctcCCTACATCGTTTTTTATAccttatcttttttttttaattttgtgcCCCGACTACtcgtattatattattatgaattTAATTTCTGTCCACATTTTTGTTGTGTTCAATGAAATGggattaaaaaataataaaaatttattaaggCAAAGCAGCgaaaaattatgaatttaTTATTGAAGATGTTTCCAGTTGTTTGTAGCTGTTTTGtggatcttttttttttttattgttgtccACGCCCCTTCGCGCCTCCAGCCCCCTTAACAGAGTTCGTTGCGAAGATTTTGCGATTTTTCGAAAGTCGCCGACAATTTGGCAATAAATTTACCACAAAGCGTTTCGGGCAATAAAACATACAAGTGCAGGGCGGCCCCTCGCCACCCTGgggttatatatatatatatatacatatatttgtatatatttgtatatatattggaTATCTGGccatatttttgcatttttaacacatttttggCGAGGTTCTCGGGCCGAGGGCAATTAAGAAACGAAACCAAACAAGAAAATGTCCagtgcacagagaaaaagGCTATAGGCtatttttagaaaaaa encodes:
- the LOC6618419 gene encoding larval cuticle protein 16/17, translated to MATSGSILLAIFLLSATLISAQQIKESAPSARLLDRFDNRYPDGSYEYRFELDDGTARYERGYFVKINDVKTLMVVGYYAYRMTDGRYITVFYNADQFGYRQNQSITPQEYPNLPRSIEVPMVSEASAASAASDGVSSSQSQSQYQSRLDVHGNPSITTTTPRGAGTNRRGRY